The Penaeus chinensis breed Huanghai No. 1 chromosome 6, ASM1920278v2, whole genome shotgun sequence genomic interval atgggtgGTTGTGGGTTAGGGGGTTtggttttatataatttttatataaacataatatatttttgtatatatgtatatataatatatttttattatatataatatatatatatttattttatatatgtttttttttttgtggtgtgtgtgtgtggggtgtttaaaatattataatatttttatatatataaatttatttatatatattagcgcACCCCGCCCCTCGTGCCCCCGGTTAAATTCCTTTCGCGCGTCGTTAAAAATCCCTTTGGATGTAAAAACGAGGTGTAAGGGGAAAGTACCGCGGGCTTTGTTTTGGGGGCCCCAAACCCGCGGTTGTTAGGAAGGGCATTAATCGGGGAAGGGAATCTCCCATAAAACCTTTCATTAGTAAAATTGAGGGGAGGGAATGTCCGTGTAAAAGAtggtgcgaaaaaaaaaaaaaaaaaaaaaaaaaaaaaaaaatttttatatttatatatttatatattatatttttattttaaaaataaccacaccaaaaacacacacacaaaaaaaattaaaattattttatttataatatctatttgtattatattttaattatctaatctatttttcttctttttataatatgttttttgttgggtgtatgtttttttaatatatatttaaatatatacttatattatatattaaaaattattttatatttttttaaatattttaaaattttttataaatattaatatttaaataatatttttaaatattaatatatatatataaaatatatttatatatatatatttttatatatatatataatttgtgtgttttgtgtgtggtgtgtgtgtgtgtgtgtgtgtgtgtgtggtggtgcgtaaaaaaagaaacaaaataataataataatacacacaacccaacacaatataaaaattttaaattttatatattatatatattttttatatatataattttgggtGTCTATTAAAATTTTTTGTGACGACGATGTGttggaaaaaggaataaaacatttttcgctttgtttttttaGAAGCTTTTCCTGCACACATTTAAAAATGGGAAATTTTCCCAGGAATACCTAACAAATTATTGGCAAAAACATTTAGATGGAATAATTAATATGttatgaaattagaaaaaaaaaaaaaaaaaaaatatatttattatataacaaataaataaaacaataaccatcagataaaaattattaaatctttattttaattttatcttcACAAAATATTAATTCACGGAAATTGGCGTACCCTttggtatataatttttttttttttcatttaatagtATTAACAGTGCCAATTTAACATTTTTTTGAATTCTTGACGAAAGAAAAATTCCCATTATGCCCTCTTTATAAAATCCTCTTTGTAGAAATTTTATATTATGTCATCATCAATACCCGGTGTAATTTTATGTGTATGCACGCGTGGCCCTTGTgtagtttttgtcttttgtttgtgcaAATCAACTAAATCtgtctggtttttttttctttttttttttttttttttttttttttttttttttttttaaagttttttttgcaCTCCCGGGAAAATCCCGattctttcccacttcccttttccGCGAACTCAAAGGGTCTGAATGGTGAAGGAAAATGCGAATTCAGACAGGGGGGAATCAGCCCCGGATTTTTATTTACAGGAGGAATAAAATTAAAGGTCAggcaaaaagggaagggggaaaaaaaaaggggaaaaacaaaaggggaagggaagtttaAAAAATTGGGTtttttaaaggaaagaaaaagaaaagggcggGGGAAATTTCCCGGGCCCAacccaaggggaaaaaaaaaatgcaaaagcttGACAGGATAGACTGTAATGGGGGTTGGCGCTTTGAGGTGGGATCTGGGATTTGGGGTTTTTTGGGCGGGAAcagactctcctctcctctctcgtttctctcttttctctcctctctctctctctcaaaatttttattttttatatacatttttaatttatatgtatgtatattatgtgtattttatatatatatatttttaataaaaaaaatatatattatataatatgtgtgtgtgtgtgttttgagagagagagagagaaaaagacctcCCTTCATCGCCCAAatcttttacccttttttccttttcatcaaccttatcgaaaaaacaaaaaacccccaaagggaaaggggacaacacacaaaaaaccccatCTTTTTCCCCCCCCAAGTTTTCCCCCTTCTAgtcacccctttcttccccccccctttttcccttccccctccctcttctctcgtgCCTTTCCCCGAGGGGTCTCGGGGAACGGGGCCCACCCTTTCACGCATGCCGGGGTCTCTTGCCCCGGAAAGGCCCCTTGGGAACACGCCCCCAAGAACCCTTTAAAGGAAAAAGTTTTTGATTTTGGTTCAGGTCTTGGGGGGGCTTGAGggatccttttcctccccattttttttcttcttcttcttcttttttttttcttttcttttttttttcttttttctttttcccttttctttttttttcttcttctttttttctcttttttttttcttttattttttttctttttcttcttttttttttcctttttttttttttcccttctttttctttttctttttctttttttttttccttcttcttcttctttttctttgctttttttcttaaatcttggtttcttcttttttttcttcctcttttttttctttttattttttttttcttcctctttttttcttcttttcttctgcttcttcttcttctttttctttttttctcccccttcttaattttttctttttttttttctttttttcttcttttttctttttctgtttttcttcttttttttttttttttcccttttcctctgcttcttttttttcttctcttctccttcttttcttttttttctgtttcttcttcttttcgtttcttcatcatctccttcttttcattttcttctttttcttaaatcttttttttcttcttattttctttttttttcttttttcttttctccttctttttctttttcccttttttttttgttcttgttcttcttttttttccccctcctcctcccctttcttcttctgtttcttttttttttttaactttcttgggggagtaagagggaccctttttcctttccctcttcttcttcttcttcttctttttcttctttttctttcttcttttctttttcttcttctttgtttctttttaaatttttatttattattatcatttatttttattttctttttattttttttttatcggggatttttattattattattttttattttattattttttttattattattattatttttatattacacacacacacacacacaccacacaccacccacacacacccacacttatattttaaaatgtataatatatatattttttacacacacacacgacaccacacacacacccccacccacaacacacacaccccaaattatatatttattatatttatatatataaaataaaacaaaatatatttttaattatacatataataatataaaaacccatatataaaaatttttatatatatatatatgtatgtatataattttatatattatttattatttatatatttatttatattttttttttttttttttttttttttttttttaacaccctTTTTATACCACTGCAGGACTTTGGCCTCTATAAATTTCCCACTATGAGAGGTTATAGGGCAGGTCACCATTCCCTGTTTTGGTTCCCTTCCAAAttcaaacgcggttcggcgcgcaaacccgtcccggcggtgatttccccctaCGCCCACCTGCTTTTGACTCTAAAGGgcgaaaattatattatatattatataattatatatatatatatataaaacttatatatattttttaaaatattattttatatatattttgtgtgtgtgtgtgtgtgtgtgttgtgtgtgtgtttggtgtggtgtctgtgtgtgtggggtttgtttttataaattattttatttatgtaatatatatatatttttaatataaattttattaaaattttatttatattgtgtgttttttgttttgtgtttttttgtgttgtgtgtgtggggaatttatatatatttatttgaaatttttatatttatatttattttttatatatatatataatatatattttaatatttatatgtttttttttggtgtgtgtggtgtgtgttgtgtgtaaatttaaatatttatatatgtattttaatatatatatttatttatatatttaaaaaatatatatttttatatattatatatattgtgggtgatgtgtgtggtgtttttgttttaaaattaaaCAGAACACACATGCAGTAAAATTACTTTTTCTTTGGGTTGAAAAAGCTGAAGGAAACAACTTTTTAAATTTTGGGAAAAAACGAATgtaaaattgtatacatatattcccgAAGctttaaaattactttttttaaatctttgggAAACAAgctaaagggaaataaaagaatttttttttggggAGAAACGAAGGGCCCCAATCCTTTACATCATTTTCCCAAGCTTAACAGTAGTATAAAAAGGATCAATTTTTGGGGACTTTGCCCTTCCAAACCGcctttttacttaattttttaaaaggggaaaaacgctctttatttttttttcccccattagtACCGGGGGAGTACTTTTGGGCCCTCGTGCANNNNNNNNNNNNNNNNNNNNNNNNNNNNNNNNNNNNNNNNNNNNNNNNNNNNNNNNNNNNNNNNNNNNNNNNNNNNNNNNNNNNNNNNNNNNNNNNNNNNgggtttgggggaagggagggggagggggaaggggaggggagaaggggggggagagggaggggggggagaaggggggggttcAAGGGATCTTAAAGGGACGTGAACATTTCGAAAGGGCCCCTggggtttgagggggggggggcctgggGGGAATCGATCAGGtcaaccccttttctctccttcccctctatcctctccctttcccccctcccccctttccctcttactctcctctccccctttctccccctccttatcctcccccctttcccctcccccccttcccctttttaaaaccctcctccccttttttcccccttctcctcaaccctctccctttcccttcccccctcattttttcaccctcccttttttccttcttccgctctcccccccttccttttcccttttcctttttttctatgccattgattctttctttttttcctctgtttttgttttatttgggtCCTCCCCTTTcggttttcccctctcctttttttttcttatcattttagctctttcatccccccttttttccttctgttgccccttcccttctttttttctctcctcctcccctcttatgtTTGTATGGGGTTTTTTGGATAAAAGTATATGCATGTTTGATGTATGTGGGTACGTACTTTCGTATGTaggggttgtttgtttgtatgtatgtagtagggtttgtttttgtatgtatgtttaatgaaattttatgtttgtatgtgtgtagggcatgtgtatgtttgggtatgttgtataatataagtatacatgaagGGAAACCCTTTGCTATATGTATGTTTTGGtagttttatttgtatgttggtTTTTTTGTTGCATGTAGGGCATGCGTTAGGGAAAACATGCATTTTTGGGTTTGAAATGTTTTTGGGATGGGTATGAATGCATCCCTttgctttatttatgtatgttatattgaaagtatgtatgtatgtatgtatgtatgttttaatgtttgtatatatgtatgttttgtatatgtatgcatgttagtattattttttcatgtatatgtatgttttactaAATTTGGGTATGTACGTATAGGGAAAAATATTTTGTGGGGTTTTTGGGCTGAGAAAGAACCGCGAAAATTTTTCAAGGTTTTTTTCAAATAGTCCCCTTGAGCGAGCCTTTGGCACAAAGTATAGAtaaaaaaaccccccttttcTGGAATCTAAAACAAAAGAGGGCAAATTcaccctttttttcc includes:
- the LOC125026285 gene encoding protein PXR1-like, with protein sequence KKRRRREEKKEAEEKGKKKKKEEKQKKKKEEKKKKKKKKKKKEKGKRKKGSWGRVPKGPFRGKRPRHA